Proteins encoded together in one Neobacillus sp. FSL H8-0543 window:
- a CDS encoding phosphotransferase family protein, with the protein MTHSLQTIKENLRGYLQNNLFAGAEVTINEFFQASGGWTDETYVLSAETNEQTLGLVIRKLKKGSLLSGERNLSQQYRLLELLSNSTSLPVPKVYLLEEDPSIIGGEFMIMERLKGQSYVPWSKEGKAFLFSAATDTGIPKQFTDYLISLHNLNYKQVGIDTIFEDPGVEYGFIDKKIAEFENLYLKYKIIYDPVMTDALEWLKQQRPAAQRLSIIHGDYRTGNMLYGENQISGILDWEAAEIGDPIMDVAYICAKANRMDSPLLCYLLDKEWFIEYYAEKTGLIVNKKDLHYFEVLHQVRFLILSLSAAHAFEKEKSTDLRMGRQGFRWTMMRNILAETLGY; encoded by the coding sequence TTGACCCATTCCCTACAAACAATTAAAGAAAACCTGCGAGGTTACTTACAAAATAATTTGTTCGCAGGAGCCGAAGTAACGATTAATGAATTCTTTCAAGCCTCAGGAGGCTGGACAGATGAAACGTATGTTCTTTCAGCTGAAACCAATGAGCAAACATTGGGTCTCGTTATTCGAAAGTTGAAAAAAGGAAGCCTTTTGTCAGGCGAAAGAAACTTATCTCAACAATACAGACTTCTCGAATTATTAAGCAACTCCACCTCATTACCTGTACCAAAAGTGTATCTACTTGAGGAGGATCCAAGCATTATCGGCGGTGAATTTATGATTATGGAAAGGCTGAAAGGGCAAAGTTATGTTCCATGGTCAAAGGAAGGAAAGGCGTTTTTATTTAGTGCAGCGACAGACACAGGTATACCAAAGCAATTTACCGATTACTTAATTTCCTTACATAATCTTAATTATAAACAAGTCGGTATAGATACTATTTTCGAAGATCCAGGAGTCGAATATGGCTTCATAGATAAAAAAATAGCTGAATTTGAGAATTTATATTTAAAATATAAGATCATCTATGATCCAGTCATGACTGACGCATTAGAGTGGTTAAAGCAGCAGCGACCTGCCGCACAAAGACTATCTATTATCCATGGCGATTATCGAACGGGGAACATGCTCTATGGTGAGAACCAAATAAGTGGAATATTAGATTGGGAAGCTGCTGAAATTGGAGACCCTATAATGGATGTTGCCTATATTTGTGCAAAAGCAAATCGGATGGACTCCCCGCTCCTATGTTATTTGTTAGATAAAGAGTGGTTTATCGAATACTATGCGGAAAAAACAGGCCTAATTGTAAATAAAAAGGATCTGCACTATTTTGAGGTGCTACATCAAGTAAGATTCCTGATATTGTCTCTCTCAGCTGCGCATGCCTTTGAAAAAGAAAAATCGACGGATTTAAGGATGGGAAGACAAGGGTTTAGATGGACGATGATGCGAAATATATTAGCTGAAACGCTCGGCTATTGA
- a CDS encoding zinc-binding dehydrogenase — protein sequence MKAIVLREIGGPEQYQFEEIDTPSPGRNEVLIRLRAAAFNRRDIFVRKGEYPGIRLPATPGADGAGEIVAVGDDATNLPVGSKVVIYPAINWGDEERIYRKDFSIVGVPTNGTFAEFIKVPMENVFLKPDYLSWEEAAALPLAGLTAYRSLVTRGQLKAGENVLIPGIGGGVATFLLQVAAALGAKVYVTSSSDDKINKAISLGASGGVNYQEENWDKKLREWMPDGADLCVDSVGGKSFQKLLNITKHGSRIVTFGATAGPVPQLVMPKIFLKQLDILGTTMGSPSEFHNMLSFYSENLIHPVIDSIYSFEEITEAQRRMEQGNNFGKIVVTFPWSEESI from the coding sequence ATGAAAGCCATTGTATTAAGAGAAATTGGCGGTCCAGAACAGTATCAATTTGAAGAAATTGACACACCTTCACCAGGTCGGAATGAAGTGTTAATTCGTTTACGTGCAGCAGCCTTCAACCGCCGTGATATTTTTGTCCGAAAAGGGGAATATCCGGGGATTCGATTACCAGCGACTCCTGGAGCAGATGGTGCAGGTGAAATCGTAGCCGTTGGCGATGATGCCACCAATTTACCAGTAGGCAGTAAGGTAGTCATCTATCCAGCTATTAACTGGGGAGATGAAGAAAGAATTTATCGAAAGGACTTTTCGATTGTTGGCGTTCCTACTAATGGCACCTTTGCTGAATTCATTAAAGTTCCAATGGAGAATGTATTTTTAAAACCGGATTATCTTTCGTGGGAAGAAGCAGCAGCACTTCCGTTAGCTGGTTTAACAGCCTATCGTTCTTTAGTGACTCGAGGACAGTTAAAAGCAGGGGAAAATGTTCTGATTCCTGGGATTGGAGGAGGTGTTGCTACGTTCTTGCTGCAAGTAGCCGCTGCACTTGGTGCGAAGGTATATGTTACTTCAAGCAGTGACGACAAAATTAACAAAGCCATTTCTTTAGGAGCATCGGGTGGGGTCAATTACCAAGAGGAAAACTGGGACAAAAAATTAAGAGAATGGATGCCAGACGGAGCCGATTTATGTGTGGATAGTGTTGGGGGTAAATCCTTTCAAAAGCTTCTCAATATTACGAAACATGGAAGTCGCATCGTTACATTCGGAGCAACCGCAGGCCCAGTTCCACAACTTGTCATGCCGAAAATATTTTTAAAACAGCTTGATATTTTAGGAACAACCATGGGGTCTCCAAGTGAATTTCACAATATGCTCTCGTTCTATTCTGAAAACCTAATCCATCCGGTTATTGATTCGATATACTCCTTTGAAGAAATAACCGAGGCTCAAAGAAGAATGGAACAAGGGAATAATTTCGGAAAAATTGTGGTTACATTCCCATGGAGTGAAGAAAGTATTTAA
- a CDS encoding acyl-CoA dehydrogenase family protein: MSRPILTEEHEMFRRSLRKFLEKNASPFYEQWDQEKLVPRDFWKVMGENGFLCPWVDEKYGGANADFGYSVVINEELERVGSGLVGINNHNDIVVPYINSFGNEEQKERWLPGCLTGDSISAIAMTEPGSGSDLAAIKTTARKEGDYYIVNGAKTFITSGIHADLVVLVCKTDPKAEPAYKGISLLVVEAGTPGFSKSKQLSKLGQHCSDTAELVFEDARVPVANLLGEEGKGFYYLMEKLQQERLLVAVGAVAVAERMFEITKEYVKQRTAFGKSISQFQNTQFKMAEMATEIQIARVFVDNLIANHIDKKEVVTQVSMAKWWVTDLAKKVASQCLQLHGGYGYMEEYEIARRFRDIQATSIYAGTNEIMKSIIAKKLEL; this comes from the coding sequence ATGAGTAGGCCTATTTTAACAGAAGAGCACGAGATGTTTAGGCGGTCGTTAAGGAAGTTTTTGGAGAAGAATGCTAGCCCCTTTTATGAACAATGGGATCAAGAAAAGCTTGTTCCAAGGGATTTCTGGAAAGTAATGGGTGAAAATGGTTTTCTTTGTCCTTGGGTTGATGAAAAGTATGGAGGAGCCAACGCAGACTTTGGTTATTCGGTCGTTATTAATGAGGAACTAGAAAGAGTTGGCAGTGGGTTAGTCGGTATCAATAATCACAATGATATCGTCGTTCCATATATTAATTCTTTTGGAAACGAGGAGCAAAAGGAAAGATGGTTACCGGGATGTCTAACGGGTGATTCAATTTCAGCAATTGCCATGACAGAACCAGGGTCTGGCTCTGATTTAGCTGCTATTAAAACTACAGCAAGAAAAGAAGGAGATTACTATATTGTAAACGGTGCTAAAACGTTTATTACCAGTGGAATCCATGCTGATCTTGTCGTACTCGTTTGCAAGACAGACCCAAAAGCTGAGCCTGCTTACAAAGGAATTAGTTTATTAGTAGTAGAGGCTGGAACACCGGGATTTAGTAAATCAAAACAGCTTAGTAAATTAGGACAGCATTGCTCAGATACCGCCGAGCTTGTGTTTGAGGATGCAAGAGTTCCAGTTGCTAATTTACTAGGTGAAGAAGGAAAAGGTTTTTATTACTTAATGGAAAAACTACAGCAGGAAAGATTATTAGTTGCCGTCGGTGCAGTCGCAGTAGCTGAAAGAATGTTCGAAATTACAAAAGAATATGTGAAACAAAGAACCGCCTTTGGTAAATCAATAAGCCAATTCCAAAATACTCAATTTAAAATGGCTGAAATGGCGACAGAAATTCAAATTGCTCGGGTTTTTGTTGATAATCTGATAGCAAACCATATCGACAAAAAAGAGGTTGTTACGCAGGTATCAATGGCCAAATGGTGGGTAACAGATCTGGCAAAAAAGGTTGCATCACAGTGCCTGCAGTTACATGGTGGTTACGGTTATATGGAGGAATATGAGATAGCAAGAAGATTTAGAGATATACAAGCAACATCTATTTATGCAGGTACAAATGAGATTATGAAATCGATTATTGCTAAAAAACTAGAATTGTAG
- a CDS encoding ABC transporter substrate-binding protein: MKKVNLGLIVLMLLMFAALAGCSEGSEKSSGSSSDTIEIGVVLATSGPIAQTGTWVLDGHKAAEKEINDNGGFKVGDKTYKIKIVHYDSEGRAESATAATEKLINQDKVPVILGTSISSETAAMIPIAERAKTPLMTFVAASDILTSQGANFFSQAAPANKNYVNAGTKTMKDMGMTNVAVIYVDDAWGQSYAKLYPPVMEKEGINIVTTEKFAPEQNEFMTMLNKIKAKNPDGILLAAETELAIPLIKQLEEVMPDVKIMETGGTIPEELIKLAPSAAEDIVTLSRAGAETPEIKTFKELFSKSYDYEANSFSYSGYDGIHFMVDAMVKAGTVTDKDKINKEIRGAQYKGLIGTYSFNEKGENNLLGNRAIIKDGKVIYQTVDQPLP, from the coding sequence ATGAAAAAAGTTAATTTAGGATTAATCGTTTTAATGCTTCTAATGTTTGCTGCGTTAGCTGGATGTAGTGAAGGTTCTGAAAAATCATCAGGCAGCTCGTCAGATACTATAGAAATTGGAGTAGTGCTAGCGACATCTGGGCCTATTGCTCAAACAGGAACTTGGGTTCTAGACGGCCATAAAGCGGCTGAAAAAGAGATCAACGATAATGGTGGATTTAAGGTTGGCGATAAAACCTACAAAATCAAGATTGTCCATTACGATTCAGAGGGAAGAGCAGAATCAGCAACAGCCGCGACTGAAAAACTAATTAACCAAGATAAAGTACCAGTGATCCTTGGAACATCCATCAGCTCGGAAACAGCGGCAATGATTCCGATTGCTGAACGTGCTAAAACCCCATTAATGACTTTTGTTGCTGCAAGTGACATCTTAACCTCACAAGGAGCTAATTTCTTTTCTCAAGCTGCTCCTGCAAACAAAAACTATGTTAATGCGGGAACAAAGACTATGAAAGACATGGGAATGACAAATGTTGCCGTTATTTATGTAGATGATGCTTGGGGTCAATCCTATGCAAAACTTTACCCACCAGTTATGGAAAAGGAAGGAATTAACATAGTTACAACTGAAAAATTCGCGCCTGAACAAAATGAATTTATGACGATGCTAAATAAAATTAAAGCCAAAAACCCAGATGGAATTTTACTAGCTGCTGAAACTGAACTTGCGATTCCATTAATAAAACAGCTTGAGGAAGTAATGCCAGATGTGAAGATTATGGAAACAGGTGGTACCATTCCTGAAGAGTTAATTAAATTGGCACCTAGTGCAGCAGAAGATATTGTTACTCTAAGTCGTGCGGGTGCAGAAACACCTGAAATCAAAACGTTCAAGGAATTATTCTCAAAATCGTATGATTACGAAGCAAATTCGTTTAGCTACTCCGGCTATGATGGAATCCATTTTATGGTCGATGCTATGGTGAAAGCAGGAACAGTTACTGATAAAGATAAGATAAACAAGGAGATCCGTGGTGCACAGTATAAGGGTCTAATTGGAACATACAGCTTCAACGAAAAGGGAGAAAACAATTTGCTAGGAAATCGCGCGATTATCAAAGACGGCAAAGTGATTTATCAAACGGTTGATCAACCCTTACCGTAG